The genomic region TGAGGACGATGCCCACGCCCTGGATGTCCGGGAGGCGGGTGTTGCCCTTGCAGAACTTGTTGTTCTCGTAGATCCAGTTGCCCCGGATGACCATGGCGCCGGCGCCCGGCTCGCCCTCGTCGCCGACGACGAAGATCCCGCCGCAGTTGCCCGTCACGATGTTGTCGCTGACGGAGAGGTTCCGCACCCGCCTGACCGTGACCCCGATGCGGTTCCCGGTCAGCGTGTTGTCGCGGATCACGGCACCGCCGGTGTCGGTGGCGCCGCCCTCGCGGTCGATGGTGTTGGCGACGAAGATGCCGGACTCCGCGTTGTCACGCGCGGTGTTGTGCCGGAACACCCCCCGGGTGGACCGCTCCTGGGCGATGCCCCAGGTGCCGTTCCTCTCGGCGATCACCCCTTCGACCTTCAACCGGTCGGTACGGGTCGCCCAGATACCGCTCTTCCTGAACCCCGTCAGCGTCAGCGACCGGATGCTCACCCGGTCCACGGTCTTCTCCGCGGCTCCTATGACGCAGATACCGTTGCCGCTCTGCGCGCAGGGGTTCTCGGCGCGCGCGGGCGCGGCCGGAGGCATGATCACGGTCCCCGGCCCCGACCCGCGCAGGCTCAGGGGCTTCGTGATGTTCACGCTCTCGTGGTAGGTGCCGGGGAGCACGCGGATGCGGTCTCCCGGCAGTGCGGCATCCACCGCTTCCTGGATCGATTCGCCCGGATGCACCGTGCGCGTGGCCGCCTCGGCGGGCGGGGCCGCCACGCCGAGGCCTGCGGCCATGACGACTGAGATGCATGCGAGGACCGTGAGCTGTCGATTCGTCACAATGCCGAAGTTATGGGCGATCCGGGCAAATCGCCACAATGCACAAGCGGAAGAAGACAACCCGTGGGCAAACGGCCTCTTTTTGAGGTCCGGACGAGTGGCCGCCCGCGCGTCGCCTTGGCGCCCCGCGACCCGCCGGCGACCCGCCCGCGGAACGCCCCGCCCGGGCCACCCGGGACGCGGGGGTTGACCTCCGGCACGCGGCCCGGCTGGTCGCCGGGGGTTTCCCGGGCACTCCCCCGACGGGCAACGGGAAACCCGTCGACCCCGGCGCGCGGCGCCCGCAGGCTGGAACCGTCCGCACCAGGCACGACCCCAAGGGGAAATCATGCGCAAGATGTTCCGCGGCGCCGCCGCGCTCGCCACCGCAGCCGCCGCCGTGATCGCGCTCAGCGGTACCTCCCTGGCCCAGCCGGCCGACGCGTGGGCGGGCTGCCCGGACGGGGCGGTCTGCATCTACCCCCAGAACCAGAACCCCGCCGTCAAGCCGACCCACGTCTTCTACAGCTACGGGGCGCACAATCTGAGCAACCAGCACGGGAACCACTGGGTGCTCAACAACCAGTACGACGGTGCGACCGCAAACCTGTGCACCGGCAGCAACGGCGGTGGCTGCGGCAGCCCGATCGCCGCCAAGACCGGTGTCTACGCCGACCTGACGCCCGTCAACTCGATCCGCCTCAACCGGGCGTAATCGGTCCGACCCCGGCTGTAGCCTGGGCAGTGCCATCTCACTGCCCGGGCACGCCATGGGGGATGTCTTGGGGGATCCGGACCGCCGACGGAAATCCGATCACCAGCACGAATCGTCCGACGACGACACCACACCGCCCTTTCCCGCACAGCTGCGACGTCTGCGTGTGCAACGCGGTCTGTCACTCGCCGACATGGCCCGCCGGACGCACTACAGCAAGGGCTATCTGAGCAAGATCGAGACCGGCTCGAAGCGGGTGACCGCCGACGTGGCGCGCCGCTGCGACGAGGTACTGGGGGCGGGGGGCGAACTGCTGCGGATGGTACGGGAGACAGGACCGCCCGGCCCCGGCCCCGGCACCGATGCCGGGGCCGGGACGGGGACGGAGACCGGGCAGCAGTCGGACGGCGAGTGCCCCTACCGCGGCCTGTCGGCCTTCACCGCGCGGGACGCGGAGTGGTTCTTCGGCCGGGAACGGGCGACGGCCGAGCTGGTCGAGCGGGTCTTCGAACGCGTCGGCAGTGGGCCGCTGATGCTGGTCGCCCCGTCGGGCGCCGGCAAGTCCTCCCTGCTGAACGCCGGTCTCGTACCGGCTCTGCGGCGCCGGGGCGGGTTCCCGATGCCCGGCGCCGCCGGATGGCCGGTGGTGCGGTTCACTCCCACCGCGCATCCGCTGGAGGAGCTGCTGGACCGGACCGCGAAGGTCCTGGGCAGCGATCCCGGCATCACCGCCCAGGAGCTGCGCGACCGGCCCCGGGTGCTGCTCGAAGCCGTCCGCCGGCTGTCGGACCCGGGCCGCCGCCTTCCGCCCGTCCGGCTCGTGCTGATCATCGATCAGTTCGAGGAGCTGTTCACCCTCTGCTCCGGTGAGGAGGAGCGGCACGCCTTCGTACGGGTGCTGTCGGCCCTGTCCACCGCGGGGTCAGCGGGGGCCGGCCCGGATCCCGCCGTGGTGGTGCTCGGCGTACGGGCGGACTTCTCCGGGAGCTGTCTGGACGTGCCGGAGCTGGCCACGGTCTTCACGGCGGGGCTGTTCGTACTGCCCCCGATGACCCTTGCGGAGCTGCGGGA from Streptomyces sp. NBC_00190 harbors:
- a CDS encoding right-handed parallel beta-helix repeat-containing protein; this translates as MTNRQLTVLACISVVMAAGLGVAAPPAEAATRTVHPGESIQEAVDAALPGDRIRVLPGTYHESVNITKPLSLRGSGPGTVIMPPAAPARAENPCAQSGNGICVIGAAEKTVDRVSIRSLTLTGFRKSGIWATRTDRLKVEGVIAERNGTWGIAQERSTRGVFRHNTARDNAESGIFVANTIDREGGATDTGGAVIRDNTLTGNRIGVTVRRVRNLSVSDNIVTGNCGGIFVVGDEGEPGAGAMVIRGNWIYENNKFCKGNTRLPDIQGVGIVLTGAEETVIRSNSIRGNVGSSPLSGGILLFKSFVGAQNTDNVIKDNDVRGNQPADLANQGTGSGNTFVGNRCGTSQPAGMC